Proteins found in one Quercus robur chromosome 2, dhQueRobu3.1, whole genome shotgun sequence genomic segment:
- the LOC126715413 gene encoding glucan endo-1,3-beta-glucosidase 11 gives MKIFWVLFRFLTMFLIFFSSIVSLTVQGFTGTYGINYGRIADNIPSPDQVVTLLRAAKIKNVRIYDADHSVLKAFSGTGLELVVGLPNEYVKDMSANADHAVSWVKENVQSFLPGTNIRGIAVGNEILGGGDTEMWAALLGAVKNIYNATQTLHLSDIQITTAHSQAVFANSYPPSSCIFKDNIVQYMKPLLEFFSQIGSPFCLNAYPFLAYMGDPENIDINYALFQSTQGIDDTKTDLHYDNMLDAQIDAAYAALEDAGFKKMEVIVTETGWASRGDDSEAAATVNNAMTYNYNLRKRLAKRKGTPLRPKMVVKAYIFAIFNEDLKPGPTSERNFGLFKPDGSIAYNIGFHGLKSSSADTLLLSLKDIRAQDWSRPHFLVSVISAVALLVFLR, from the exons ATGAAAATCTTCTGGGTCCTTTTCCGGTTTCTTACCATGTTCTTGATCTTCTTCTCTTCAATTG TTTCTCTGACAGTGCAAGGATTCACTGGAACCTATGGAATAAATTATGGACGAATTGCAGATAACATCCCTTCACCTGATCAAGTTGTGACTCTTCTCAGagcagcaaaaataaaaaatgtaagaaTTTATGATGCTGATCACAGTGTATTAAAGGCCTTCAGTGGAACTGGGCTTGAATTAGTGGTTGGACTTCCAAATGAGTATGTGAAAGACATGAGTGCCAATGCAGATCATGCAGTGAGTTGGGTTAAAGAGAACGTGCAGTCGTTCCTTCCAGGGACAAACATTCGTGGCATTGCTGTGGGCAATGAAATTTTAGGAGGGGGTGATACTGAGATGTGGGCAGCTCTTCTGGGTGCAGTGAAAAATATTTACAACGCCACACAGACGCTTCATCTATCTGATATTCAGATTACCACAGCACATTCACAGGCTGTTTTTGCTAATTCCTATCCTCCCTCTTCTTGTATATTCAAAGATAATATTGTTCAATATATGAAGCCGCTCTTGGAGTTCTTCTCACAAATTGGTTCTCCTTTCTGTTTAAATGCTTACCCGTTCTTGGCCTATATGGGTGATCCAGAGAATATTGATATTAATTACGCTCTTTTCCAGTCAACCCAGGGGATTGATGATACAAAAACCGATCTGCATTATGATAACATGCTTGATGCACAGATTGATGCAGCATATGCAGCTTTGGAAGATGCTGGATTCAAAAAGATGGAAGTCATTGTTACAGAGACTGGATGGGCGTCACGTGGAGATGACAGTGAAGCTGCAGCCACAGTAAATAATGCAATGACATATAATTATAACCTGCGGAAAAGGCTTGCAAAGAGGAAAGGAACCCCTCTTAGACCAAAAATGGTGGTGAAGGCTtatatttttgcaatatttaaTGAAGATTTGAAGCCTGGTCCAACTTCTGAGAGAAATTTTGGACTGTTTAAGCCTGATGGGAGCATTGCGTACAATATTGGGTTTCATGGGCTTAAATCTTCATCGGCAGATACATTGCTTTTGTCTTTGAAG GATATTCGAGCTCAAGATTGGTCCAGGCCCCACTTCTTGGTATCAGTAATCTCAGCAGTGGCACTGCTTGTGTTCTTAAGataa